The Hymenobacter baengnokdamensis genome includes a region encoding these proteins:
- a CDS encoding RluA family pseudouridine synthase: protein MKPPKFKDLILFENDDYIVVNKPPFLSTLDERIGVAASLLRLAREYAADAQVGHRLDRDTSGALVLAKNPEAYRHISMQFENREVSKIYHAVTWGAPPLERFVVERNIETTKSGKARLAFKGKPAETRFTTLETYARHALVQCEPVTGRMHQIRLHLAYVQTPIVGDHLYGGEDFFLSTLKKKFNLKEGETEQPFIKRFALHAKELGFTGLDGEAIRIEAPYPKDFRVLVETLQQYR from the coding sequence ATGAAGCCACCCAAGTTCAAAGACCTGATTCTGTTTGAGAACGACGATTATATCGTCGTCAACAAGCCCCCTTTTCTCTCTACCCTTGACGAGCGCATTGGCGTGGCGGCCAGCCTGCTTCGCCTCGCCCGCGAGTACGCTGCCGATGCCCAGGTAGGCCATCGCCTCGACCGCGATACCAGCGGGGCCCTGGTACTGGCCAAAAACCCCGAAGCCTATCGCCATATCTCGATGCAGTTTGAAAACCGCGAGGTAAGCAAGATTTACCATGCCGTTACCTGGGGCGCGCCGCCCCTGGAAAGGTTTGTGGTAGAGCGTAATATCGAAACCACCAAGAGCGGCAAGGCCCGCCTGGCCTTTAAGGGCAAGCCCGCCGAAACGCGGTTTACCACCCTCGAAACCTATGCCCGCCACGCCCTGGTGCAGTGCGAGCCCGTGACAGGCCGCATGCACCAGATTCGGCTGCACCTGGCGTATGTGCAGACGCCTATTGTGGGCGACCACCTCTACGGCGGCGAAGACTTTTTCCTTTCCACCCTCAAGAAGAAGTTTAACCTTAAGGAGGGCGAAACGGAGCAGCCTTTTATCAAGCGCTTTGCGCTTCACGCCAAAGAACTCGGCTTTACCGGGCTGGATGGCGAGGCCATCCGGATTGAGGCGCCCTATCCGAAGGATTTCCGGGTACTGGTCGAGACTTTGCAGCAGTACCGCTAA
- the rplM gene encoding 50S ribosomal protein L13 — MDHLSFKTTHVNKANAQKNWVIVDASVAPLGRVCSQIANILRGKHKPSFTPNSDCGDNVIVINSDKLRVTGKKLTEKVYISHSGYPGGQKQRTLREQLNRDSRKAIEHAVKGMLQGNRLGAEQFRNLYVYAGTEHPHEAQQPQVYELKNL, encoded by the coding sequence ATGGACCACCTGAGCTTCAAGACGACCCACGTCAACAAGGCCAACGCCCAGAAAAACTGGGTTATCGTAGACGCCAGCGTGGCCCCGCTGGGCCGCGTGTGCAGCCAAATTGCCAACATCCTGCGTGGCAAGCACAAGCCTTCGTTCACCCCCAACTCCGACTGCGGCGATAACGTGATTGTTATCAACTCGGACAAGCTGCGCGTAACGGGCAAGAAACTGACTGAGAAAGTCTATATCTCGCACTCGGGCTACCCCGGCGGCCAGAAGCAGCGCACCCTGCGCGAGCAGTTGAACCGTGATTCGCGCAAAGCCATCGAGCACGCGGTAAAAGGCATGCTGCAAGGCAACCGCCTCGGCGCCGAGCAATTCCGCAACCTGTACGTATACGCTGGCACTGAGCATCCGCACGAAGCGCAGCAGCCGCAAGTATACGAGCTGAAAAACCTGTAA
- the rpsI gene encoding 30S ribosomal protein S9 gives MAATNTSGRRKTSVARIYMQAGQGNITINNRDMKSYFANELLENIVNQPLATLEQVGQYDIKVNVSGGGIAGQAEAIRLAITKALVSDNEEVRPALKKEGFMTRDPRMVERKKFGKRKARRSFQFSKR, from the coding sequence ATGGCAGCTACTAACACCTCTGGTAGAAGAAAAACCTCGGTGGCCCGCATCTACATGCAGGCCGGGCAAGGGAATATCACTATCAACAACCGGGACATGAAGTCCTACTTCGCCAACGAGCTGTTGGAGAACATCGTGAACCAGCCGCTGGCCACCCTCGAGCAGGTGGGCCAGTACGACATCAAGGTGAACGTGAGTGGCGGCGGCATCGCCGGCCAGGCCGAGGCTATCCGCCTCGCCATTACGAAAGCCCTGGTAAGCGACAACGAGGAAGTTCGGCCCGCTTTGAAAAAAGAAGGCTTTATGACCCGCGACCCCCGCATGGTCGAGCGGAAGAAGTTCGGCAAACGCAAAGCGCGCCGCTCGTTCCAGTTCTCTAAACGCTAA
- the tsf gene encoding translation elongation factor Ts, which yields MAAITAADVNKLRTMTGAGMMDCKKALTEANGDFEAARDILRKQGQKIADKRADNATSEGLVLVNVSADGTTGKLVALACETESVAKVADFRALVQQILDTAVKTNVGTKEDLLAAKEADGRTVQEHITELTGKIGEKLDLTYTTLTAEKVASYIHSDNKKGVLVGLKNVGSADVAAIGRDVAMQIVAMKPVAVDKDGVDSATVEREIEIGKEQARAEGKPEAMLEKIAQGKLNKFYKENTLLNQEFVKDNSLTIAQLLDKQSKGMTVSDFKRVAIGA from the coding sequence ATGGCCGCTATCACCGCCGCAGACGTAAACAAGCTTCGCACTATGACTGGTGCAGGCATGATGGATTGCAAAAAAGCCCTGACCGAAGCCAACGGCGACTTTGAAGCCGCCCGCGACATTCTGCGCAAGCAGGGTCAGAAAATTGCCGACAAGCGCGCCGACAATGCCACTTCGGAAGGCCTGGTGCTGGTAAACGTGAGCGCCGACGGCACTACCGGCAAGCTGGTAGCTCTGGCTTGCGAAACCGAATCGGTAGCCAAAGTAGCCGATTTCCGGGCGCTGGTGCAGCAAATCCTGGACACGGCCGTGAAAACCAACGTGGGCACCAAGGAAGACCTGCTCGCTGCTAAAGAAGCCGACGGCCGCACCGTGCAGGAGCACATTACGGAGCTGACCGGCAAAATCGGCGAGAAGCTTGATTTGACCTACACTACCCTCACCGCTGAGAAAGTGGCTTCGTATATCCACTCGGATAACAAGAAGGGCGTGCTCGTGGGCCTGAAAAACGTAGGGAGCGCCGACGTGGCCGCCATTGGCCGCGACGTAGCCATGCAAATCGTAGCCATGAAGCCCGTTGCCGTTGACAAAGACGGGGTGGATTCGGCTACGGTAGAGCGCGAAATTGAAATCGGCAAAGAGCAGGCGCGCGCCGAAGGCAAGCCCGAGGCGATGCTGGAGAAAATTGCCCAGGGCAAGCTCAACAAGTTCTATAAGGAGAACACCCTGCTGAACCAGGAATTTGTAAAAGACAACTCGCTGACCATCGCGCAATTGCTCGACAAGCAGTCGAAAGGCATGACGGTATCGGACTTCAAGCGCGTAGCCATCGGCGCGTAG
- a CDS encoding sensor histidine kinase yields MNLSSRTIAVLIALLVAGVLTTFAYLAPTLPTHQAFLAAGITVAACFLLIYLSFEALIFQEINGIYSRLEHIKRKEFKRLSNKFLFRPEPLRRIGDEIVEMAERRQQELDELMRLQALRREFLADVSHELKTPLFAAQGFVHTILDEEEENPDQGMDPATRRKFLQRAAASLDALDALVQDLVTISQLEKGVIRMRRQRFDLVGLVQELFELLEQQAQRRGTTLELFPPHLAAEELPVVADRNRIRQVLINLIDNAIKYGREGNGHVVVALTPGRNGVRIAVRDDGAGIAPEHQARIFERFYRIDKSRSRSAGGSGLGLAISKHIVEAHKSTIHIKSVLNEGTTMEFKLARPKALK; encoded by the coding sequence ATGAACCTCTCCTCCCGCACCATTGCCGTTCTGATTGCGCTGCTGGTAGCGGGGGTACTTACTACGTTTGCTTACCTGGCACCTACTCTGCCTACGCATCAGGCGTTTCTGGCGGCGGGCATCACCGTGGCAGCTTGCTTCTTATTGATTTACCTATCTTTTGAGGCCCTGATTTTTCAGGAAATCAACGGCATCTATTCCCGACTGGAGCATATTAAGCGCAAAGAGTTTAAGCGCCTCAGCAACAAGTTCTTATTTCGCCCCGAGCCCCTGCGGCGCATTGGCGACGAGATAGTGGAGATGGCCGAGCGCCGCCAGCAGGAGCTCGATGAGCTGATGCGCCTGCAGGCCCTGCGCCGGGAGTTTCTGGCCGATGTGTCACACGAGCTGAAAACCCCGCTTTTTGCGGCGCAGGGCTTTGTGCATACCATTCTGGATGAGGAAGAAGAAAACCCGGACCAAGGCATGGACCCGGCCACCCGGCGCAAGTTTTTGCAGCGGGCCGCTGCCAGCCTCGACGCGCTCGATGCGCTGGTGCAGGACCTGGTCACGATTTCGCAGCTGGAAAAAGGAGTCATTCGCATGCGGCGGCAGCGCTTCGACCTCGTTGGGCTGGTGCAGGAGCTGTTTGAGTTGCTGGAGCAGCAGGCCCAGCGGCGCGGCACCACGCTGGAGCTGTTTCCGCCGCACCTGGCGGCCGAGGAGCTACCCGTTGTGGCTGACCGCAACCGCATCCGCCAGGTGCTTATCAACTTGATTGACAATGCTATAAAATACGGACGTGAAGGTAATGGCCACGTGGTGGTAGCGCTCACGCCTGGCCGCAATGGCGTACGCATTGCGGTGCGTGACGACGGGGCTGGTATTGCCCCCGAACACCAGGCCCGCATCTTCGAGCGCTTTTACCGGATAGACAAAAGCCGCTCGCGCTCGGCGGGTGGCTCGGGCCTGGGCCTGGCCATCAGCAAGCATATAGTGGAGGCGCACAAGTCTACCATTCACATCAAAAGCGTGCTGAATGAAGGTACTACGATGGAGTTTAAGCTGGCGCGGCCCAAAGCGCTGAAGTAG
- the rpsB gene encoding 30S ribosomal protein S2 produces the protein MAQSTTYKELLDAGAHFGHLTRKWDPKMAPYIFMEKNGIHIIDLNKTLASLDYAANAIRNIAKSGRKIMFVATKKQAQEIVQTEATRLKMPFVTDRWLGGMLTNFATIRKSLKKMATIDKMVKENTAYAALAKREKLMMNREREKLERVMGGISDLSRLPAALFVVDVKREHIAVKEAQKLGIPVFAICDTNSNPDLVQFPIPANDDASKSIQLIINVIGKAIEDGLSERKVDKEDADRKEADEAAIAEKTEADNEA, from the coding sequence ATGGCTCAGTCCACCACCTATAAAGAGCTGCTTGACGCAGGTGCCCACTTTGGCCACCTTACGCGCAAGTGGGACCCGAAAATGGCGCCGTATATCTTCATGGAGAAGAACGGCATCCATATTATCGACCTTAACAAGACCCTGGCTTCGCTCGATTACGCCGCCAATGCTATTCGCAACATCGCGAAGAGCGGCCGCAAAATCATGTTCGTCGCCACCAAAAAGCAGGCGCAGGAAATTGTGCAGACGGAGGCGACCCGCCTCAAGATGCCGTTCGTGACGGACCGCTGGCTGGGCGGGATGCTGACGAACTTCGCCACCATTCGCAAGTCGCTGAAGAAAATGGCTACCATCGACAAGATGGTAAAAGAGAATACGGCCTACGCCGCCCTCGCTAAGCGCGAGAAACTCATGATGAACCGTGAGCGCGAGAAGCTGGAGCGCGTCATGGGGGGTATCTCAGACCTGAGCCGCCTGCCCGCCGCCCTGTTCGTGGTCGACGTGAAGCGCGAGCACATTGCCGTAAAAGAGGCGCAGAAGCTGGGCATCCCGGTTTTCGCCATCTGCGATACCAACTCGAACCCCGACCTTGTGCAGTTCCCGATTCCGGCCAACGACGATGCATCGAAGTCGATTCAGTTGATTATCAATGTTATCGGCAAAGCCATCGAAGATGGCCTGTCGGAGCGTAAAGTTGATAAGGAAGACGCTGACCGCAAAGAAGCCGATGAGGCTGCCATTGCGGAGAAAACCGAAGCTGACAACGAAGCATAA